In a genomic window of Tenuifilum sp. 4138str:
- the trxA gene encoding thioredoxin has protein sequence MALAVTDANFDELVLNSGKPAMVDFWAEWCGPCRMIAPYVEQMAEEYKDKAVVAKVDVDSNPGIAARYGIRNIPTVLFFKNGQMVDKQVGAVPKSALVAKLEALL, from the coding sequence ATGGCATTAGCAGTAACTGACGCAAATTTTGATGAGCTTGTGCTCAACTCCGGAAAACCCGCAATGGTTGATTTTTGGGCAGAGTGGTGTGGGCCCTGCCGTATGATTGCTCCTTACGTTGAGCAAATGGCTGAGGAGTATAAGGATAAGGCAGTGGTAGCAAAGGTTGATGTTGACAGCAACCCAGGAATTGCCGCACGCTATGGTATTCGCAATATTCCTACCGTTTTATTCTTTAAGAACGGGCAAATGGTCGATAAACAGGTAGGCGCTGTACCCAAGAGCGCTCTTGTTGCTAAGCTCGAGGCATTACTGTAA
- a CDS encoding TIGR00730 family Rossman fold protein, producing MRVCVYCASSSKVDAKYFEATKVLAKELVAKNVTIVYGGGSHGLMGCIADTALEHGGKVIGVLPRFMEKVEWGHKNLTQLILVKDMHERKKLLIQDVDAVVALPGGCGTLEELMEVITLKRLGKFTKPIVILNTDNFYYHLKEMLQKMIDERFMRDEHNAIWQFVDNPEEVIPAILNAPHWDSDAINFAAV from the coding sequence ATGCGAGTTTGTGTTTACTGTGCTTCCAGCTCAAAGGTAGATGCCAAGTACTTTGAGGCGACTAAAGTTTTAGCCAAAGAGCTTGTGGCCAAAAATGTAACAATTGTTTACGGTGGCGGCTCCCATGGGCTTATGGGCTGCATTGCCGATACCGCATTAGAGCATGGTGGTAAAGTAATTGGCGTTTTACCCCGTTTCATGGAGAAGGTGGAGTGGGGGCATAAGAACCTTACCCAGCTCATACTGGTTAAGGATATGCATGAGCGTAAAAAGCTGCTTATTCAGGATGTTGATGCGGTTGTAGCCCTGCCTGGCGGTTGTGGAACACTTGAGGAACTCATGGAGGTTATAACCCTTAAACGGCTTGGTAAGTTTACCAAACCTATTGTAATACTGAACACTGACAATTTCTACTACCACCTTAAGGAGATGCTCCAAAAGATGATTGATGAACGATTCATGCGTGATGAGCATAATGCCATCTGGCAGTTTGTTGATAATCCGGAGGAAGTAATACCGGCAATACTAAATGCTCCCCATTGGGATTCCGATGCAATTAACTTTGCGGCGGTATAA